In Prochlorococcus marinus XMU1404, the following proteins share a genomic window:
- a CDS encoding CobW family GTP-binding protein, whose product MSKKLLPVTIISGFLGSGKTTLLNHILKNQVGIKTAVLVNEFGEIGIDNDLIIEGSEDMIELNNGCICCSINGELLNTVSKVLERSEKIDYLIVETTGLADPLPVAMTFAAGDLREKVRLDSIITVIDGENFDFEINNTNVAYSQILYGDILLLNKSDLVTEEQLKKIEKFINNIKTEPRILRSTNSEVGLETIMSVGLFETDTFQFDKNQKNVEDDSHEHSSHSHDHSSHSHDHSPHSHDHSSHSHDHSSHSHDLINNIEGFTSVSYETLEPFSLRKFQYFLDNQVSQNVFRAKGILWFMESERKHIFHLSGKRFSLDDEEWTKEKSNKIVLIGKNLDHETIKNQLSSCRFNSD is encoded by the coding sequence ATGTCTAAAAAGTTATTGCCAGTTACAATTATTAGTGGATTTTTAGGTTCTGGCAAAACCACACTTTTAAATCATATTTTAAAAAATCAAGTCGGTATTAAAACAGCTGTTTTAGTTAATGAATTTGGAGAGATTGGAATAGATAATGACTTAATAATTGAAGGTTCAGAAGATATGATCGAATTAAATAATGGATGTATATGTTGTTCTATCAATGGCGAATTATTAAATACAGTTTCCAAAGTTTTAGAAAGATCCGAAAAAATAGACTATTTAATTGTTGAGACAACTGGATTAGCAGATCCATTACCAGTAGCAATGACTTTTGCCGCTGGTGATCTTAGAGAAAAAGTAAGATTAGATTCGATCATCACTGTTATTGATGGAGAAAATTTTGATTTTGAAATTAATAACACAAATGTTGCCTATTCTCAAATTTTATACGGAGATATCCTTCTTCTAAATAAATCTGATTTAGTAACAGAGGAACAATTAAAGAAAATAGAAAAGTTCATAAATAATATAAAAACAGAACCAAGGATCTTGAGATCAACCAATAGTGAAGTTGGGTTAGAAACAATAATGAGCGTGGGTCTATTTGAGACGGATACTTTTCAATTCGATAAGAATCAGAAAAATGTAGAAGATGATTCTCATGAGCACTCTTCTCATTCTCACGATCACTCCTCTCATTCTCACGATCACTCCCCTCATTCTCACGATCACTCCTCTCATTCTCACGATCACTCTTCTCATTCTCACGATTTGATTAATAATATAGAGGGGTTTACATCAGTTTCTTATGAGACACTTGAACCATTTTCCTTAAGGAAGTTTCAATATTTCTTAGATAATCAAGTATCACAAAATGTATTTAGAGCAAAAGGGATATTATGGTTTATGGAAAGTGAAAGAAAACACATATTTCACTTATCAGGAAAACGTTTTTCTCTTGATGATGAAGAGTGGACAAAAGAGAAATCCAACAAGATAGTATTAATTGGGAAAAACTTAGATCATGAAACTATTAAGAATCAACTTTCATCATGTAGATTTAATTCAGATTAG
- a CDS encoding 4a-hydroxytetrahydrobiopterin dehydratase produces the protein MEPYLLQDGELKELVVKIPGWEVKSKQIQREFNFANFIQAFSFMTKVALICEKYNHHPNWENVYSKVIISLNTHDLGGITNLDQTLASEINKIFDQ, from the coding sequence ATGGAACCTTACCTTTTACAAGATGGAGAATTAAAGGAATTAGTAGTCAAAATTCCAGGCTGGGAAGTTAAATCTAAACAAATCCAAAGAGAATTTAATTTCGCTAATTTTATACAAGCCTTTTCTTTTATGACTAAGGTTGCTTTAATCTGTGAAAAATATAACCATCATCCGAACTGGGAAAATGTTTATTCAAAAGTAATAATCAGTTTAAATACACATGATTTGGGAGGTATTACAAATCTTGATCAAACATTAGCTTCAGAAATCAACAAAATTTTCGATCAATAA
- a CDS encoding secondary thiamine-phosphate synthase enzyme YjbQ: MEQIFSKLKFLTHGEGFIDITHHLNLFIEENNFDCGIFNLTSLHTSCSLTINENADPNVLRDLKKYMQSLVPYDSYLSLSKNREEIYYKHYQEGADDMPAHIKTSLTNTCLSLSFQDGKIVLGTWQAVYLWEHRIEQKERIINVHIIGERK; encoded by the coding sequence ATGGAACAAATATTTTCAAAATTAAAATTTTTAACCCATGGCGAAGGTTTTATTGACATCACTCATCATTTAAATTTATTTATTGAAGAAAATAATTTTGATTGCGGAATTTTCAATTTAACTTCACTTCATACCAGTTGCAGCCTAACAATTAATGAGAATGCAGATCCAAATGTACTAAGAGACTTAAAAAAATATATGCAATCATTAGTTCCATACGATTCCTACTTATCTTTATCAAAAAATAGAGAAGAAATATACTACAAACATTATCAAGAAGGAGCTGACGATATGCCAGCACATATTAAAACATCCTTAACAAATACTTGTTTATCTTTAAGTTTTCAAGACGGCAAAATTGTTCTTGGCACATGGCAAGCAGTTTATTTGTGGGAACATAGAATTGAACAAAAGGAAAGAATTATAAACGTACATATAATTGGTGAGAGAAAGTAA
- a CDS encoding carboxypeptidase M32 — MAEIQWNKLGAYLKETQILGSIQSTLYWDQNTGMPRKGATWRSEQLTYIAKVLHERNSSEELSNLIRSAKDELLDTERNTDNQFFIKDKERNIHLLLKEFNREKNLDPKLVESLAKAKSKGYESWQEAKKKSDFKIFLPFFEELVKLRIEEAKQIPDQYSPWETLAQPFEPELTLKWLNKMFQPLKETIPELIRGIKQSKKIHWDLSPESQQDLCSKLLDEFGRDKDIVVVGKSPHPFSITLGPNDYRITTRIVEGEPLSSFLATAHEWGHSIYEQGLPSQSHQWFAWPLGQATSMGIHESQSLFWENRIVKSKSFSKRFFKKFVSAGCSLNKSSELWKSINHLEAGLNRVEADELTYGLHILIRTELEIDLIERGLPAKDIPGEWNKRYDQLLGIKPSNDSEGCLQDVHWSEGAFGYFPSYLLGHLISAQISTQMEKDIGLIDNLIENGEYQKIINWLKNNIHKYGRSVNSMELVRTVTNEELSPQYFIDHLSSKINDFI; from the coding sequence TTGGCTGAAATACAATGGAATAAGCTGGGGGCTTATCTGAAAGAAACTCAAATATTAGGTTCGATCCAAAGCACTCTTTATTGGGATCAGAATACTGGTATGCCAAGGAAGGGAGCTACTTGGAGATCTGAACAACTTACTTACATTGCAAAAGTATTGCATGAAAGAAATTCTTCAGAAGAATTATCTAATTTAATACGATCTGCTAAAGATGAACTCTTAGATACCGAAAGAAATACCGATAATCAATTTTTTATTAAAGATAAAGAAAGAAATATTCATCTTTTATTGAAGGAATTTAATAGGGAAAAAAATTTGGATCCTAAATTAGTTGAGTCTTTAGCAAAGGCAAAATCTAAAGGTTATGAAAGCTGGCAGGAGGCCAAGAAAAAGTCAGATTTCAAAATTTTTCTTCCATTCTTTGAAGAATTAGTCAAATTGAGGATTGAAGAGGCAAAACAAATTCCTGATCAATATTCACCCTGGGAGACACTTGCCCAACCTTTTGAGCCTGAATTAACTTTGAAATGGTTAAATAAAATGTTTCAACCATTAAAAGAAACTATCCCTGAGTTAATTAGAGGAATTAAACAGTCAAAAAAAATTCATTGGGACTTAAGTCCAGAATCTCAACAAGATTTATGTTCTAAATTACTTGATGAGTTTGGGAGAGATAAAGATATCGTTGTTGTTGGTAAATCTCCCCATCCTTTTTCGATTACATTAGGGCCTAATGATTATAGGATTACGACAAGAATCGTTGAAGGTGAACCTTTATCAAGTTTTTTAGCAACTGCTCATGAGTGGGGACATTCAATTTATGAGCAAGGTCTACCATCTCAAAGCCATCAATGGTTTGCTTGGCCTTTAGGTCAAGCAACTTCTATGGGGATTCATGAAAGTCAATCTCTATTTTGGGAAAATAGAATTGTTAAATCCAAATCTTTTTCAAAAAGATTTTTTAAGAAATTTGTTTCAGCCGGATGTTCTCTAAATAAATCTTCAGAACTCTGGAAATCTATTAATCATTTGGAAGCCGGATTAAATAGGGTTGAGGCAGACGAATTGACTTATGGTTTACACATATTGATAAGAACCGAACTTGAAATTGATTTAATTGAAAGAGGATTACCTGCTAAAGACATCCCAGGCGAATGGAATAAAAGATATGATCAACTTCTAGGAATAAAACCATCTAATGATTCAGAAGGTTGCCTTCAAGATGTTCACTGGAGTGAAGGAGCTTTTGGATACTTCCCTTCATACTTGTTGGGACATCTAATAAGTGCACAAATATCTACTCAAATGGAGAAGGATATTGGTTTGATTGATAATTTAATAGAAAATGGTGAATATCAAAAGATAATTAATTGGTTGAAAAATAATATACATAAATATGGTAGATCAGTTAATTCCATGGAGTTGGTAAGAACAGTAACTAATGAAGAACTATCACCTCAATATTTTATTGATCATTTAAGTTCTAAAATAAATGATTTTATCTGA
- a CDS encoding inorganic diphosphatase, which yields MANLNQPPSRVTPNLLHILNAFTDSSNSIVNTIVELNSNTINKYELITETGHLKLDRVGYSSLAYPFAYGCIPRTWDEDGDPLDVEIIGVTEPLIPGSIVEARIIGVMKFDDGGEVDDKVIAVLSDDKRMDHILSFEDLGEHWLKETKYYWEHYKDLKKPGTCTVNGFFGIEEAVKVIKDCEDRYKKEIAPKLIN from the coding sequence ATGGCAAATCTTAATCAACCTCCAAGTAGGGTTACACCAAATTTATTGCATATACTCAATGCTTTCACTGATAGCTCAAATTCAATAGTTAATACTATCGTTGAATTGAATTCTAATACGATAAATAAATATGAATTAATTACAGAAACGGGTCATCTTAAGCTTGATAGGGTGGGTTATTCTTCTCTTGCTTATCCCTTTGCTTATGGATGTATTCCGAGGACATGGGATGAAGATGGAGATCCACTTGATGTGGAAATTATTGGAGTTACTGAGCCATTGATCCCGGGATCAATTGTTGAGGCAAGAATTATCGGGGTAATGAAATTTGATGATGGTGGAGAGGTAGACGATAAGGTTATAGCGGTTCTTTCTGATGATAAAAGAATGGATCATATCTTAAGTTTTGAGGATCTCGGAGAGCATTGGCTAAAAGAAACAAAGTATTATTGGGAACATTACAAAGACCTTAAAAAACCTGGGACATGTACTGTAAATGGTTTTTTTGGGATAGAAGAAGCTGTTAAAGTGATTAAAGATTGTGAAGATAGATATAAAAAAGAAATTGCTCCAAAACTAATAAATTAA
- the hemC gene encoding hydroxymethylbilane synthase, producing the protein MTNFKLKIASRRSKLAMVQTLWVKDQLEKNIPNLEVSIEAMATQGDKILDVALAKIGDKGLFTKELEAQMLVGQADIAVHSLKDLPTNLPSGLKLGCITKREDPADALVVSKKNDCYKLETLPAGSIVGTSSLRRLAQLRNKYPHLNFKDIRGNVITRIEKLDAGEFDCIILAAAGLKRLGFESRIHQIIPNEISLHAVGQGALGIECKSDDKKVLEIINVLEDKPTSQRCLAERSFLRELEGGCQVPIGVNSGFKNGQLYLTGMVASLDGKILIKDQCIGDINNPEQIGKELANKLKGQGADKILTEIFEQFREN; encoded by the coding sequence ATGACTAACTTTAAACTTAAAATAGCTAGTAGAAGAAGCAAACTAGCTATGGTTCAAACTTTATGGGTCAAAGATCAACTAGAAAAAAATATTCCCAATTTAGAGGTATCTATAGAGGCTATGGCAACTCAAGGAGACAAAATTCTAGATGTAGCCTTAGCAAAAATAGGGGACAAAGGTTTATTTACAAAAGAACTTGAAGCACAAATGCTTGTAGGCCAAGCAGATATAGCAGTTCATTCTCTAAAAGATTTACCAACCAATTTACCTAGTGGTCTTAAATTAGGATGTATCACAAAAAGAGAAGACCCTGCAGATGCTTTAGTAGTTAGCAAAAAGAATGATTGTTATAAATTAGAAACTTTACCTGCAGGTTCAATTGTAGGGACAAGCTCTCTTAGAAGGCTTGCACAATTAAGAAATAAGTACCCTCATCTTAATTTCAAAGATATCAGAGGAAATGTTATTACAAGAATAGAAAAATTAGATGCAGGAGAATTTGATTGCATAATTCTTGCTGCAGCTGGTTTAAAGAGATTAGGATTCGAATCAAGAATTCATCAGATTATTCCAAATGAAATTTCTCTTCATGCCGTTGGACAAGGTGCACTAGGTATCGAATGTAAATCTGATGATAAAAAGGTTTTAGAAATTATAAATGTTTTAGAAGATAAACCCACTAGTCAAAGATGTCTTGCGGAGAGGTCATTTTTAAGAGAGCTTGAAGGTGGATGCCAAGTTCCAATAGGTGTCAATAGTGGTTTTAAAAATGGACAACTTTACCTCACAGGCATGGTTGCCTCTCTGGATGGAAAAATACTGATTAAAGATCAATGTATTGGGGATATTAATAATCCTGAGCAAATAGGAAAAGAACTAGCTAATAAATTAAAAGGTCAGGGAGCAGATAAAATACTCACTGAAATATTTGAACAATTCAGGGAAAACTAA
- the rpoD gene encoding RNA polymerase sigma factor RpoD encodes MSPVAAESKNSKPSSKKKINKKINTSLETAVEEDTNNISQTLNSSSDLNESSVDNSNEYSNSEEEEDKGLGNIKLGPKGTYTEDSIRVYLQEIGRIRLLRPDEEIELARKIADLLQLEELATQYESEKGHFPSVREWAELIDMPLSKFRRRLLLGRRAKEKMVQSNLRLVVSIAKKYMNRGLSFQDLIQEGSLGLIRAAEKFDHEKGYKFSTYATWWIRQAITRAIADQSRTIRLPVHLYETISRIKKTTKVLSQEFGRKPSEEEIAESMEMTIEKLRFIAKSAQLPISLETPIGKEEDSRLGDFIEADIENPEQDVSKTLLREDLEGVLATLSPRERDVLRLRYGIDDGRMKTLEEIGQIFDVTRERIRQIEAKALRKLRHPNRNGVLKEYIK; translated from the coding sequence ATGAGTCCAGTCGCAGCAGAATCAAAAAATTCCAAACCTAGTTCAAAAAAAAAGATTAATAAAAAAATCAATACCAGTCTAGAAACAGCAGTTGAAGAAGATACTAATAACATTAGTCAAACTTTAAATTCATCTTCTGATTTAAATGAAAGCAGCGTAGATAACAGTAATGAATATAGTAATTCTGAAGAAGAAGAAGATAAAGGGCTTGGAAACATAAAGCTTGGGCCAAAAGGCACATACACTGAAGATTCAATAAGAGTTTACCTTCAGGAAATCGGAAGAATTAGACTTTTAAGACCTGATGAAGAAATTGAACTTGCAAGAAAAATTGCTGATTTACTCCAATTAGAAGAACTGGCAACTCAATACGAGTCTGAAAAAGGTCATTTCCCATCTGTTAGAGAATGGGCTGAATTGATAGATATGCCTCTTTCCAAATTTAGAAGAAGACTTCTTTTAGGAAGAAGAGCGAAAGAAAAAATGGTTCAATCAAATTTAAGATTGGTTGTTTCCATTGCAAAAAAATATATGAATAGAGGTTTATCATTTCAAGATTTAATTCAAGAAGGAAGTTTGGGTCTGATTAGGGCTGCTGAAAAATTTGACCATGAAAAAGGTTATAAATTCTCTACTTACGCTACTTGGTGGATTCGCCAAGCCATTACTAGAGCAATTGCAGATCAAAGTAGAACTATTAGATTACCAGTGCATCTATACGAGACAATTTCCAGAATCAAAAAGACGACAAAAGTTCTTAGCCAAGAATTCGGAAGGAAGCCAAGTGAAGAAGAAATCGCTGAAAGTATGGAAATGACAATTGAAAAATTAAGATTTATCGCTAAAAGTGCCCAGCTACCTATTTCTTTAGAAACTCCAATAGGCAAAGAGGAAGACTCAAGACTTGGAGACTTCATAGAAGCAGATATAGAAAATCCGGAGCAAGATGTTTCTAAAACATTATTAAGAGAAGATTTAGAAGGAGTTCTAGCGACTCTAAGTCCAAGGGAAAGAGATGTTCTTAGATTGAGGTATGGAATTGATGATGGAAGAATGAAAACTCTTGAAGAAATAGGACAGATTTTTGATGTAACACGTGAAAGAATTAGACAAATAGAAGCAAAAGCTCTCAGAAAACTTAGACATCCAAATCGAAATGGTGTTTTAAAAGAATATATAAAATAA
- the priA gene encoding replication restart helicase PriA, producing the protein MKPASNQLLNISYKLEILLDIGSSNESFYYLDGNNLGVEVGDIVSVKLRGRLLNGLVISRKYFSRINKDESNITGKKSMRYLFVEGILQKKIIDDSWREWIESLASIYMVSNLKMFKTAFPPGWIGKYKSISQGLKDQIWIETKKEFDIKKSELTKKEFSLINTLPEKGNWQSELIKSGFNFTQINSMVSKNYLVKSKRKKNINTKLNSFLNDRIAPKKPNLTNEQKIALQEFHAMKPGDVLLLWGETGSGKTEVYMRIAEDQFLKKKSCLILAPEIGLIPQLIDRFSRRFNNVVYEYHSNCSSSHRTLVWKKVINANEPLIVIGTRSAVFLPIKNLGLIIMDEEHDVSYKQDSPMPCYDAREIAIEIVKRNSAKLIFGSATPSMKTWKKCFLENNFKLVRMIQRISSNEIPEIRIIDMRDEFKKGNMKILSNELLQLLPQLRLKNEQAIILIPRRGHSGFLSCRNCGYLINCPNCDVPLSVHLGSQGNKWLCCHWCDHKSRLINRCPDCHSTAFKPFGIGTQKVIEFLNEEFPDLRVLRFDRDTTSGKDGHRDILSKFSRGDADILVGTQMLAKGIDIPNITLSVVIAADGLLHRPDISAEEKSLQLFLQLAGRAGRAQKQGKVIFQTYKPNHPVISYLQKRDYERFLIENSKLRKDANLFPFCEICLLKLSGENYELTESIVRKLAKYLLNFCEKKNWKLIGPAPSLIAKVGKKFRWQILIYGPEGTKIPLPDRSILWKLIPKNVFLTIDVNPAEL; encoded by the coding sequence TTGAAGCCGGCAAGTAATCAGTTATTAAATATCTCCTACAAATTGGAAATTTTGCTTGATATAGGTAGTAGTAATGAAAGCTTTTACTATTTAGATGGAAATAATCTTGGGGTAGAAGTTGGGGATATTGTAAGTGTGAAATTAAGAGGGAGACTATTGAATGGGTTGGTGATCTCAAGAAAATACTTTTCGAGAATTAATAAAGATGAATCTAATATTACTGGAAAAAAAAGTATGAGATATTTGTTCGTTGAAGGTATTTTGCAGAAAAAAATAATTGATGACTCTTGGAGAGAATGGATAGAGTCACTAGCTTCGATTTATATGGTTAGTAATTTAAAAATGTTTAAAACTGCATTTCCTCCTGGCTGGATCGGTAAATATAAGAGTATTTCTCAAGGTTTAAAAGATCAAATATGGATTGAAACCAAAAAAGAATTTGATATTAAGAAAAGTGAATTAACCAAAAAAGAATTTTCTTTAATAAATACTTTGCCTGAAAAAGGTAATTGGCAAAGTGAATTAATAAAATCTGGTTTTAATTTCACTCAGATTAATTCAATGGTCAGTAAAAATTACCTTGTTAAATCTAAAAGAAAAAAAAATATAAATACTAAATTAAATTCTTTTTTAAATGATCGTATTGCACCTAAAAAACCAAATCTTACAAATGAGCAAAAAATTGCATTGCAAGAATTTCACGCAATGAAACCTGGAGATGTGTTGCTTCTATGGGGTGAAACAGGATCAGGTAAAACCGAAGTTTATATGAGAATTGCTGAAGATCAATTTCTTAAGAAAAAAAGTTGTTTGATACTTGCCCCAGAAATTGGACTAATTCCTCAACTTATTGATAGGTTTAGTCGACGATTTAATAATGTCGTTTACGAATATCATAGTAACTGTTCTTCCAGTCATAGAACTCTAGTTTGGAAGAAAGTCATTAATGCCAATGAACCTCTAATAGTAATAGGAACAAGGTCCGCAGTTTTTCTTCCAATTAAAAATCTAGGATTAATAATAATGGATGAAGAACATGATGTTTCATATAAACAAGATAGTCCTATGCCTTGTTATGACGCAAGAGAGATTGCTATTGAAATAGTAAAAAGGAATTCTGCAAAGTTAATTTTTGGGAGTGCAACCCCATCAATGAAGACTTGGAAAAAATGTTTTCTTGAAAATAATTTTAAACTGGTAAGAATGATTCAAAGAATATCCAGTAATGAGATTCCTGAAATAAGAATTATTGATATGCGAGATGAATTCAAGAAGGGAAATATGAAAATTTTATCCAATGAATTATTACAATTACTTCCTCAGCTACGCTTAAAAAATGAGCAGGCAATAATTTTGATCCCTAGGAGGGGGCATAGTGGGTTTTTGAGTTGTAGAAATTGCGGATATTTAATAAATTGTCCCAACTGTGACGTTCCTTTATCAGTACATCTAGGTTCACAAGGGAACAAATGGCTATGTTGTCATTGGTGTGATCATAAATCGAGATTGATCAATCGTTGCCCAGATTGTCATTCAACGGCCTTTAAGCCTTTTGGAATAGGAACCCAAAAGGTAATAGAGTTTTTAAATGAAGAATTTCCAGACTTAAGAGTACTTCGCTTTGATCGAGATACAACCTCAGGAAAAGATGGTCATAGAGATATTCTTTCAAAGTTTTCTAGAGGTGATGCTGATATTCTTGTGGGAACGCAAATGTTGGCAAAAGGGATTGACATACCCAATATTACTCTTTCAGTAGTTATTGCAGCAGATGGGTTGCTTCATCGTCCAGATATTTCGGCAGAAGAAAAATCATTACAATTGTTTTTACAATTAGCAGGCAGGGCAGGTAGGGCTCAAAAACAAGGAAAAGTAATTTTTCAAACATATAAACCTAACCATCCTGTAATTTCTTATCTTCAGAAAAGAGATTATGAAAGGTTCTTAATTGAAAACTCGAAATTGAGAAAAGATGCTAATTTATTCCCATTTTGCGAGATTTGCCTTCTTAAATTATCAGGTGAAAATTATGAATTAACTGAATCAATTGTAAGAAAATTAGCAAAATATTTACTTAATTTCTGTGAGAAAAAGAACTGGAAATTAATTGGCCCTGCTCCTAGTTTAATTGCTAAAGTAGGTAAAAAATTTAGATGGCAGATATTAATATACGGTCCTGAAGGAACAAAGATACCTTTACCTGATAGATCAATATTATGGAAACTTATTCCAAAAAATGTTTTTTTAACAATTGATGTTAATCCAGCTGAGTTGTAA
- a CDS encoding DUF3153 domain-containing protein, translating into MKTYEQVLETVELALAIGEYHYCIEFLLPLIESFPASSKEGVNLRTILITALCGINKKEEAKRFCKELLKSYDNKTRENAKYLMEVIDSPEIKKPENWNVQFESDPSLNKKSLNSLRKKKEVLEKKKFINVTETPTGETKPFQKGFSLIIFIILLLLIPLLSGCVKVEDTLDLSEIDSITNNLVIESKYIKKFPWQLKFEENMKDIFPNAEIEQDESTFALKHKNLNLEDTKQVLKITQNTAGKLAGGSTNIEINTTQKNFIFFKKYFYRLDLDLNSIKGIDNLELIFKIIRPNKAILTDKNNSNLEITKNLIIWNLNQGQINSLEFSFWSLNKLLIGISTIFIIIILAYLLRFYRFKLGTDLPQLPSK; encoded by the coding sequence ATGAAAACTTATGAGCAAGTTTTAGAAACAGTAGAACTTGCTTTAGCTATAGGTGAGTATCATTATTGTATTGAATTTCTTTTGCCTTTAATAGAATCATTTCCTGCGTCAAGTAAAGAGGGAGTGAATTTAAGAACAATCTTAATTACTGCTCTTTGTGGTATCAATAAAAAGGAGGAGGCTAAAAGGTTTTGTAAAGAACTTCTAAAATCTTATGATAATAAGACGAGAGAAAACGCAAAATATTTAATGGAAGTTATAGACTCTCCTGAAATTAAAAAGCCAGAAAATTGGAACGTACAGTTTGAAAGCGACCCATCACTAAATAAAAAATCTCTTAACTCACTGCGCAAAAAAAAAGAAGTATTGGAGAAAAAGAAATTTATTAATGTAACTGAGACTCCAACTGGTGAAACAAAACCCTTTCAGAAAGGCTTTTCTCTGATCATTTTTATAATACTATTATTATTAATTCCACTTTTAAGTGGCTGCGTTAAAGTTGAGGATACCCTTGATCTTAGTGAAATTGATTCAATAACCAATAATTTAGTGATAGAGAGTAAATACATAAAGAAATTTCCTTGGCAATTAAAATTTGAAGAGAATATGAAAGATATTTTTCCTAACGCAGAAATTGAACAAGACGAATCAACCTTTGCTTTGAAACATAAAAATCTCAATCTAGAAGATACAAAGCAAGTTCTTAAAATTACCCAAAATACAGCTGGAAAGTTAGCGGGAGGATCAACTAATATAGAAATTAATACTACTCAAAAAAACTTCATTTTTTTTAAAAAATACTTTTACAGGTTAGATTTGGATCTAAATTCTATTAAAGGTATTGATAATTTAGAACTCATTTTCAAAATTATTCGCCCTAATAAAGCTATCCTAACTGATAAAAATAATTCAAATTTAGAAATCACAAAAAATCTAATAATTTGGAATTTAAATCAAGGACAGATAAATAGTCTTGAATTTTCTTTCTGGAGCCTCAACAAACTTTTGATTGGGATATCTACTATTTTCATAATTATAATATTGGCTTATTTATTAAGATTCTATAGATTTAAATTAGGTACAGATTTACCTCAGCTTCCATCAAAGTAA
- the argB gene encoding acetylglutamate kinase, producing MNDSQRVSILSEALPYIQSFSGRKIVIKYGGSVMEDDDLKNAFFRDIALLSTVGVCPIVIHGGGPEINNWLKKLEISPKFENGLRITDQKTMEIVEMVLMGRVNKQIVKGINKTGSLAVGISGLDGNLIQSRELGDGSHGLVGEVTKINPEILDPLISKGYIPIISSIGSTLEGISHNINADFVAGEIAAAINAEKLILLTDTQGILKEKDNKNTLVEKTNLKEARDFIDKKIVTEGMIPKTECCIRALAQGVKAAHIIDGRIEHSLLLEIFTNSGIGTMIVA from the coding sequence ATGAATGATTCTCAAAGAGTATCAATATTAAGCGAAGCACTTCCATATATACAAAGTTTCTCTGGTAGAAAAATTGTTATCAAGTATGGTGGTTCTGTTATGGAGGATGATGATTTAAAAAATGCTTTTTTTAGAGACATAGCACTTTTATCAACCGTTGGGGTTTGTCCGATCGTAATTCATGGAGGTGGACCCGAGATTAATAATTGGTTAAAGAAATTAGAAATATCCCCTAAATTCGAAAATGGATTAAGAATTACTGATCAAAAAACAATGGAAATTGTCGAGATGGTTCTAATGGGTAGAGTTAACAAACAAATTGTCAAAGGCATTAATAAAACTGGTTCCTTAGCTGTGGGAATATCAGGTCTTGATGGTAACTTAATTCAATCTAGAGAACTAGGAGATGGGAGCCATGGGTTAGTGGGAGAAGTTACAAAAATCAATCCTGAAATATTAGATCCTCTTATTTCTAAAGGATATATCCCAATTATTTCTAGTATTGGATCGACCTTGGAGGGTATTTCCCATAACATTAATGCAGATTTTGTCGCTGGAGAAATTGCTGCTGCAATAAATGCAGAAAAACTTATTCTTCTTACTGATACTCAAGGGATTTTAAAAGAAAAAGATAACAAAAATACTCTCGTTGAAAAAACTAATCTTAAAGAGGCAAGAGATTTTATTGATAAAAAAATTGTTACTGAAGGGATGATTCCAAAGACAGAATGCTGCATACGAGCTTTAGCACAAGGAGTCAAAGCAGCTCATATAATTGATGGAAGAATAGAACATTCATTACTTCTTGAGATTTTCACAAATTCCGGAATAGGTACAATGATAGTCGCCTAA